TATGATGGGCATCGTCTCGGTGTGACTCTTGCGTATCCCACCCacggccctcacactgcctcCTGGTGTGGGGCGCCTGAGCCACACAAAGGGATGCACCAAGAATGGCAGCGGGCATGGTGGGGGTGCGGCTATGAGGCGACATGCGAGGTGGGTGATTGTGTGGTCTTTGAGAcagaggccgtgctctccgATGGCTGAGCTGGTGCGTGGGTGTACTGGCGTGTATCGACGGCTGCCATCGTACCACGTGGATGAGGCCGCTGGGTGGCAGCGCGGTGTTTGACCCCGTGTTGTATGGTAGAGAAATGGCCTCACGTTGcaaagaaagagaagaaaaaatCTGCAGCTCCACGGAAAAGCATACATGCGctcacagagagagagacagagacgtgcgtgcgcacaccaAGCGAAAGATTTAAGGGTGACCGTCACGGATGGGCGGATCGACATACCCAgtgaccgccgtggagcagcacCCCTCTGCTGACCGGCCCCCGTGTATGCGCCTTTACGGCCTTTCAAGTGAGCGGTCTAGTCGTTTGCTCggcgggcagcggcgcgcgactCTTTTTCTGCGCACGTGTGGgatcccccttccccttaGTCCGGCTCGCatcacctccctctccctctcgcccaCGGTCATTCGGTGTGGTAAAGGTCTACACTGAGCTCGACGGAATAGATCGAACAAGGAACTAAGCACACAAgcgtgtatatatatacatacgtACATATATACGCAACATCTGCGATATCGTTGACCGCGCAGGCACCACGCCTACGTGCCCTCGCAAGAAATCAGCACGTCCCATTTCGTCCGTCCTCATTGGCATCGCTTCCTCTCTTTTCGCATCGAATATATATACAgctatacatatatatatatatatattcgaTGGTATATCAATCCATCTTTGGTTAGGCCTGTTCGCCACTGCCTCTctcccgtccccctcccctaaCCTTCACTCTATACGCCTTCCTGCTggcatctctctctcactaTCTCCCGCCTGCGCGACTGTCGGGCGCGTCTCTTtgccttttgtttttcgttccCGGTTGTCAAGTGTGATCTCGACAATGCAGGCGAATCGAGTCGCATCGCTCTTCGGCGTGCAGTACCCCATCGTGCAGGGCGGCATGGTCTGGTGCAGTGGATGGCGTCTGGCGTCTGCCGTGAGCAATGCAGGCGGTCTCGGCCTCCTGGGCGCCGGTTCCATGAAGTTCGACGTTTTCCAGCATCACGTTCGTCGCTGCAAGGAGGCCGCGAAGAAGCCCTTCGGCGTCAATGTTCCCCTCAGCCGCGATATGGCGCAGTACATGGACCTCATCATCGAGGAGAAGGTGCCGATCGTGTTCACGAGTGCCGGCAGCCCTAAGCTGTGGACTCAGAAGCTACAGAGTCACGGGATTAAGGTGGTGCACGTCGTACCCAGCTGCAAGCTCGCTCTCAAGTGCGAGGCGGCAGGGGTCAACGCCGTCGTAGCTGAAGGGTTCGAGGCCGGTGGTCACAACGGGTTGGAGGAGATCACCACGATGGCGCTGATCCCGCAGGTGCGTAAGGCTCTGGCGCCTGAGATTCCCCTGCTCGCAGCAGGCGCCATTGCGAGTGGAGAAGCGATGCTGGCAGCTATGGCCCTTGGTGCGGAGGGCGTCCAGGTAGGCACGCGCTTCGCGGTCACACAAGAAAgctcggcggcagaggcgttCAAGAAGAGCTGCACGGCGGCAGGTGAGGGGGACACGTACCTCACACTGAAGCAGTACATGCCGACTCGTGTCATGCTGAACGACTATGGCAAAGAGGCCCGCCGCCTCTCTGAATCTGGCGCCAccaaggcgcagctggaggagttcCGGGGAAAGGGCCGCACCAAAAAGGGCATATTCGACGGTGATGTGACGAACGGCGAGCTCGAGATTGGCCAAATCGTGTCGGCATGCAAGGACATTCCGACCGCTGCGGAGGTGGTAGAGCGCATTGTAAATGAGTTCCGCACGCGCAACGCGCAACTTGCCAAGATGAATCTGTAGAGCACACGAACGAAGCAGTGCACCCTCTTCACAAAGTCGCGCGTTGCGAGTCGCACATACACAGGACGGGAGAAAAGAGAGCCGCAacagagaggcgcacacggcaATATACAAGTccacacgtgtgtgcaccaccacacacaccacccgaccctctctcttcccttttcctttgttttaTGGACAGCTGCGTCGTGCGTGCCTTCCTTACTGTCCTCATTTCTCTGCGGGTTtccacccccacacacacacacgcggcacTTCCTTCcggcaccatcaccgccacctcagCAGCCCAGGTGCTTCACAAGGGCGAAAGCAAGGGATGGTAGCGCAAGGTGTGAAAGACACCACACAAACTCTGTCGCGCCTACTGGCAATGGGACGCcccatgcacacgcgcacacacacactcagagagagagacccaTGTGCGCATGCTTCGTCTCTCACTGTCTCGCTGTGTCCCACGCTCTCACCAACATGGGCGGATACACTATGGTATAGGTGTGTCTGAAAAAGGGGGGTGCATGCTGACGTATCTCGCCTCTCTTCTACCTCCACTTCTTCCCTCCCGCAGCCATCCAGTAAGATGagccccgccctctccctgAAAGAGAAAGCTAGTCATACGACGACGTCTCCATCACTCGCGGACTGGCACCCCACATCATGTGCGCCACGCTGGCGTCCCCCTCAGACACACGCCGGACCGGTCACGATGGCGTTGTAGTGCGATCCTGCACGCATTCTCCCCCTGCGCGTGAGCTCGTCGACCGGAATACAAAGCGCCTCCGCTCTGTCGGTCGCTGAGTTCGATATGAGGACTACATGCTCTTTCAATCCGTGCATCATCACAGAGGTGTCATTGGGGGAACCCCCATTTGCAAGACTCCGATGGGTCACGTTGTT
The window above is part of the Leishmania mexicana MHOM/GT/2001/U1103 complete genome, chromosome 33 genome. Proteins encoded here:
- a CDS encoding putative enoyl-[acyl-carrier-protein] reductase, which translates into the protein MQANRVASLFGVQYPIVQGGMVWCSGWRLASAVSNAGGLGLLGAGSMKFDVFQHHVRRCKEAAKKPFGVNVPLSRDMAQYMDLIIEEKVPIVFTSAGSPKLWTQKLQSHGIKVVHVVPSCKLALKCEAAGVNAVVAEGFEAGGHNGLEEITTMALIPQVRKALAPEIPLLAAGAIASGEAMLAAMALGAEGVQVGTRFAVTQESSAAEAFKKSCTAAGEGDTYLTLKQYMPTRVMLNDYGKEARRLSESGATKAQLEEFRGKGRTKKGIFDGDVTNGELEIGQIVSACKDIPTAAEVVERIVNEFRTRNAQLAKMNL